Genomic window (Palaemon carinicauda isolate YSFRI2023 chromosome 42, ASM3689809v2, whole genome shotgun sequence):
TCATTTCCCTCACCCCCTGCAAGCCAGTCACTTCCTTAACCACCCTGAGAGCCAAGCATTTCCTTCGCCACCCTTCAAGCCAGTCATTTCCCTTACCCCCTGCAAGCCGGTCATTTCCTTAACCACCCTGAGAGCCAATCATTTCCTTCGCCACCCTTCAAGCCAGATATTTCCCTCATCCCTCTGCAAGCCAGTCACTTCCTTAACCACCCTGAGAGCCAATCATTTCCTTCGCCACCCTTCAAGCCAGATATTTCCCTCATCCCTCTGCAAGCCAGTCACTTCCTTAACCACCCTGAGAGCCAATCATTTCCTTCGCCATCCTGCAGGTTTGTCATTTCCCTCACCCCCTGCAAGCCAGTCACTTCCTTAACCACCCTGAGAGCCAAGCATTTCCTTCGCCACCCGGCAAGCCAGTCATTTCCCTCACCCCCCTGCAAGCCGGTCATTTACTTAACCACCCTGAGAGCCAATCATTTCCTTCGCCACCCTTCAAGCCAGATATTTCCCTCATCCCTCTGCAAGCCAGCCACTTCCTTAACCACCCTGAGAGCCAATCATTTCCTTCGCCACCCTGCAGGCCCGTCATTTCCCTCACCCCCTGCAAGCCAGTCACTTCCTTAACCACCCTGAGAGCCAAGCATTTCCTTCGCCACCCTTCAAGCCAGTCATTTCCCTTACCCCCTGCAAGCCGGTCATTTCCTTAACCACCCTGAGAGCCAATCATTTCCTTCGCCACCCTTCAAGCCAGATATTTCCCTCATCCCTCTGCAAGCCAGTCACTTCCTTAACCACCCTGAGAGTCAATCATTTCCTTCGCCACCCTGCAAGCCAGTATTTTCCCTCACCCCTCTGCAAGCCAGTCACTTCCTTAACCACCCTGAGAGCCAATCATTTCCTTCGCCACCCTGCAAACCATTCATTTCCCTCGCCCCTCTGCAAGCCAGTCACTTCCTTAACCACCCTGAGAGCCAAGCATTTCCTTCGCCACCCTGCAAGCCAGTCATTTCCCTCACCCCCTGCAAGCCGGTCATTTCCTTAACCACCCTGAGAGCCAATCATTTCCTTCGCCACCCTACAAGCCAGTATTTTCCCTCACCCCTCTGCAAGCCAGTCACTTCCTTAACCACCCTGAGAGCCAATCATTTCCTTCGCCACCATTCAAGCCAGATATTTCCCTCATCCCTCTGCAAGCCAGTCACTTCCTTAACCACCCTGAGAGTCAAGCATTTCCTTCGCCACCCTACAAGCCAGTATTTTCCCTCACCCCTCTGCAAGCCAGTCACTTCCTTAACCACCCTGAGAGCCAATCATTTCCTTCGCCACCCTGCAAACCAGTCATTTCCTTCGCCCCTCTGCAAGCCAGTCACTTCCTTAACCACCCTGAGAGCCAATCATTTCCTTCACCACCCTGCAAGCCAGTCATTTCCCTCACCCCCCTGCAAGCCGGTCATTTCCTTAACCACCCTGAGAGCCAATCATTTCCTTCGCCACTCTACAAGCCAGTATTTTCCCTCACCCCTCTGCAAGCCAGTCACTTCCTTAACCACCCTGAGAGCCAATCATTTCCTTTGCCACCCTTCAAGCCAGATATTTCCCTCATCCCTCTGCAAGCCAGTCACTTCCTTAACCACCCTGAGAGCCAATCATTTCCTTCGCCACCCTGCAGGCCCGTCATTTCCCTCGCCCCCTGCAAGCTGGTCACTTCCTTAACCACCATGAGTGCCAATCATTTCCTTCGCCACCATGCAAACCAGTCATTTCCCTCACCCCCTGCAAGCTGGTCACTTCCTTAACCACCATGAGTGCCAATCATTTCCTTCGCCACCATGCAAGCCAGTCATTTCCCTCACCCCCTGCAAGCTGGTCACTTCCTTAACCACCAATAGTGCCAATCATTTCCTTCGCCACCATGCAAGCCAGTCATTTCCCTCAACCCCCTGCAAGCCAGTCACTTTCTTAACCACACTGAGAGCCAATCATTTCCTTCGCCACCTTGCAAGCCAGTCAtttccctcaaaccccccccccctcctgcaaGCCGGTCACTTCCTTAACCTTTTCTTTTGACCCACTTTAGCATGGaaatccttccccccccccaaaaaaaaattataaatttaagcTTTTGCTTTTTCACagatatctctagatcttcataaaTAGTTTCTATTTCTTCTGATGAATGGgatattgttggtgcatacgtttgattGATTTTCAGTTTATACTGATTTCGTTTGATAATTAATTCTTCAATCCTGTTCATAGTACTAGAAAAAAATTGTCACCTGCAACATtataatcaatagaaaaaaaatctctaattgTTTGGTCCTTTCGTgtactctgaagcaaaatatacggcccttttttactttatataatgTTGCCCAGATCTTATTGCATCCCAAACCATCTATATCAGCTCTAGTAACAAAGTACGAGCGTCTTCCTTATGTAAGGTCCTTTCCAAAGATGGCCTCTTCTGGTCCAGAGTTTTTAGCAACCCCACCCCCGGTTGGATGTAACTGCCCGGCATCTTGGGTAGTTGTTCCCCTGCCACTGGGGACTAGGGGCCAAGACAGGGTTGTATTATTTATgtcctgggtttggccagttttcatcaccacgctggctaccacggattgatgatggtgggagattttcatcttatGGCACTCGGCAAACCAATCTGTTATGGGTGGCCATGACCAGTATAGTTCATGGTGATGCACATACCATTTCACCTCTTTAAATATCCCTGCTTAGAAAtggtgttggtgtatatatatatatatatatatatatatatatatatatatatatatatatatatatatatatatatatatatatatacatatgtatatatgtgtgtatgtatatgtacatatatatatgtatgtgtttatatgtatatgtatatttatatatgtgcatatatatgtataatatatacacacatatatatatatatatatatatatatatatatatatatatatatatatatgcatgtttgtatgtatgtatgtatgtttgtgtgcacgcGAGCGCGTGCGTGCGGGCATGTGTAAAATAATTACTGGTAAACCAGCCCGAAAAGTTAACCAAGTTATTTTCATCACTAAGTTATTTATGAATGACTAGGACACATCCCTGGAATCTAgcattttatttattgtttcgaTTACAAGGGAAATACAACAACTCCTAACAAACCCAAACGATCGTCATCTTCGGTTTCATTTGCTGTTGTACGATGACGTTCAAAGAATGGGAGAATTGGTAGTGATGCGTTCGttgttagttgttttttttttaacaactgaCCCATCGTATGTCTCCAGTGACCCAATTAATCTGTCAGAAGGGGGAATTGGTCGctttttatattgtatttcttaTACCTAGCTTTAATAACAAATGATGATGTACCGGGTTTTCATATAATGTCGAGGAGCATGAACAGCTtctagtataaatatatacaataacaataattaagtTATTTCCTTCAAAGGTTTTGGTTAACAATTAATATGCACTCCTGAAGAAATATAAGAATATCAAAAACTTTTTACAGCTACCTGAGGCTTTTCTTTTTACAGCTACCTGAGGCTTTTCTTTCTACAGCCACCTGAGGCTTTTTCATTTTACAGCCACCTGAGGCTTTTTCATTTTACAGCCACCTGAGGCTTTTTCATTTTACAGCCACCTGAGGCTTTTTCATTTTACAGCCACCTGAGGCTTTTTCATTTTACAGCCACCTGAGGCTTTTTCATTTTACAGCCACCTGAGGCTTTTCTTTTTACAGCCACCTGAGGCTTTTTCTTTTTACAGCCTCTTGAGGCTTTTATTTTTGCAGCCTCTTGAGGCTTTTCTTTTTGCAGCCACCTGAGGCTTTTTCATTTTACAGCCACCTGAGGCTTTTCTTTTTACAGCCACCTGAGGCTTTTTCTTTTTACAGCCTCTTGAGGCTTTTATTTTTGCAGCCTCTTGAGGCTTTTCTTTTTGCAGCCACCTGAGGCTTTTCTTTTTGCAGCCACCTGAGGCTTTTCTTTTTACAGCCACCTGCGGCTTTTTATTTTTACAGCCACCTGAGGCTTTTCTTTTTACAGCCTCCTGAGGCTTATCTTTTTACACCCTCTTGATGGTTTTCTTTTTACAGCCTTCTGAGGCTTTTCTTTTTGCAGCCTCTTGAGGCTTTCCTTTTTGCAGCCTCTTGAGGCTTTTCTTTTTGCAGCCTCTTGAGGCTTTCCTTTTTGCAGCCTCTTGAGGCTTTTCTTTTTGCAGCCTCTTGAggctttttctttttactgcctcctgaggatttttttttttactgcctccTGAGGCTTTTCCTTTTTACAGCCTCCTGAGGCTTTTCTTTTTGCAGCCTCTTGAGGCTTTTTCTTTTTACAGCCACCTGAggctttttctttttactgccccCTGAGGCTTATCTTTTTACAGCCTCTTGAGTCTTTTCTTTTTGCAGCCACCTAAGGCTTTTTCTTTTTACAGCCTCCTGAGGCTTTTTCTTTTTACAGCCTCCTGAGGCTTTTTCTTTTTACAGCCTCCTGAGGCTTATCTTTTTACGCCTCTTGAGGCTTTTCTTTTTGCAGCCTCTTGAGGCTTTTCTTTTTACAGCCACCTGAGGCTTTTTCTTTTTACAGCCTCCTGAGGCTTTTTCTTTTTACAGCCTCTTGAGGCTTTTCTCTTTACAGCCTCTTGAAGCTTTTCTTTTTGCAGCCTCTTGAGGCTTTTCTTTTCATAGCCACCTGAGGCTTTTTCTTTTTACAGCCTCCTGAGGCTTTTCTTTTTGCAGCCTCTTGAGGGTTTTCTTTTTACAGCCTCTTGATGGTTTTCATTTTACAGCCTTCTGAGGCTTTTCTTTTTACAGCCTTCTGAGACTTTACTTTTTTACAGCCttctgaggcttttttttttttttttttttgtatcgtccTGAGCTGCTTCTTTTTGCAGCCTTTTTAGACCCTTTTTTTGTAgcttaaagactttttttttttttttgtttcaatgtCTAGGACTTTTAGGTGAGCTCTCTGGCATTTTTATTGGTGGCCTCCATTGTTTTCTTACGCTTATATCCATTCTTTTATGACATCTGAAAGCCGTTATTTTAATgtacttttaaagatttttttggGCCTCAAGAAGCCCTTTTTCTgacctgaagattttttttttttgattgaatgtaTGGTAGACATCTATTTTAGTTGCCTCAAAgatttaaatttttgtaactgaaATAACTACTTCTGATGGCTGTTAAATGCTGTTGAAAAACAGTACCTCTCAAATACCTCAGTTGAGGACGCATCTGGAGGGATTTATTTCTACTACCTTCTGGTACTTCTAGAATGATGATTTTTTCTCGTATATGATATCTCTTGACACCTCAGGCATAACCCTCTTGGTATAACTTAAGGGTCTTTAAGTCATCCTTTCAGGCCATAGATGCAATCACCTTTTAGCTTTTGGGTATATCTCTTATTTTCCTTCGTCTTCTTTCAGGGCTCCCTACCTCTTAAACTTCATATTGCATCTTCGGGATTTTTCCACAGTTATGAATGGGCACTGAATAAACTCGCACAATTCAGCACTTGTACCCCAGGAACTAAATTAAAATATCCAATCCAATTTTGATTACCTATCACTTATGACCACTAAATTGACTTGAATGATTTTACTTTCATGGCTACTACACCTGAAGTAAATCATTTAAACTAAGGCCTCCAATTTATTGGCCATTTAAAACATAGGATGTTTACTTACTGTTGACTAAGGCAGCTCTCACGCCAATCAAAGTAGTTCGAAAGGTCAACAGCATCATCAAAATTTCTGTTACTGCATAACTTTTTAAGGTCATGTTTTCATTCATAAATCATGGAAGTATTGAATGGAaactatatagcctacatatagatTTAGATGTACACGTTTTTCAATTCgtgtatttgtgtttatacataaatatggatGGACAAAACATCCATAGATTTACATCTATACTTTAAATGAATACTCTAAGAGAGATGCTTTAAAAAATATGTGCAGGTTGCAAATTAATTACAAGATAGTAATGTAATATTCAACAAAATTCAATATGCATAATGAAAACAGATATAGGCTTCCATATATCATGCATATTCTATATAAACTTAGATATGAATTACATGGAAAGCAGCTATTCCTTGGCAATGGAAATAGCATGTTCAGGATTAGAGttgtaattcatctctctctctctctctctctctctctctctctctctctctctctctctctctctctctctctctctctctcggaatatctAAGTGCTTGATGATACATGGAAGTCTATTTAATGATTAATGTATACATATTGCaatttgtaaaaatattaaaatgtaacATATTGTatcctttatttcattttcatcttgcTGACATGGGTTTTCTTCTGAAAAATCCTTATTGGAATATTCAGTTAAAGTATATTTGTAAATACGATATTCTCTCTTAATTGCACGAATTCTTTTTTCCTGGGATGCTCATCGCTCACCAATGCAGTAGTAGCTGCCAGTCGCCTAGCAATCGGAGGCACAGATCATCCTCTTCTTGAAGCGTTCACAGTGCAACTGATTGCAACACGACCAGCGTAGCCTGTTGCGCAGCGATCAGTTGTACACAACTGTAGTTTCAGTAGCTAAAATGTGAGAGGTTCTAAAAGAACTATTGTAACAGATCAAAATTCAAGTGATTGGTGCGTTGTTCGCAACTGGTTTCATGTTACTGGGTGTTTTGGTATTCCCAATCGTCTTGAAGTTTTGTTCATGCGTACTAATGCCGTTTTGAGTGGGCGGGGTAGAGGGCGCTATGGTAAACTTCATATAGTGGTGTACGTGTCCCTTAGAGTTTTTATATATCAAGTTTTCTTTCTTGGAATTGGTCATGTCAGAAAAAGATGATAGATAATTACTCATCCCGTTTTCGGCTATTAATAGCAATGATCAAGCAAGGTTGAAACTAACCACTATATCTCATTTTCAAAGTATATTGTGCACGTTTTTCCTGTTTCCCCACTCTCTCCTTTTGACATACAGCACGTTCTCATCCCTTGACATTCATTTTAGAGTCTAAAATTTTGCATTGATAACGAAAGTATATGAATAGACTATAATTTTTGCCACGATCCATTCTTTACTTTTTACCCATATCATTTTCTGAGATTAATTAATTTCATCTTATGGGCACAGTTAAAACGTCAAGG
Coding sequences:
- the LOC137633131 gene encoding proline-rich protein 36-like, whose translation is MQRPLTKSNISFTLRADYTLHHPASQSFPSPPFKSVISFTPLQAGHFLNHPESQSFPSPPCKPVISLTPLKASHFINHPESQSFPSPYCKPVTSLTTLRANHFLRHPASQSFPSPLCKPVTSLTTLRANHFLRHPASQSFPSPLCKPVISLTPLQASHFLNHPESQSFPSPPCKPVISLTPLFVISLTPCKPVTSLTTLRAKHFLRHPASQSFPSPPCKPARHFPHPLQASHFLNHPESQAFPSPPFKPVISLTPCKPVISLTTLRANHFLRHPSSQIFPSSLCKPVTSLTTLRANHFLRHPSSQIFPSSLCKPVTSLTTLRANHFLRHPAASHFPYPLQAGHFLNHPESQSFPSPPFKPDISLIPLQASHFLNHPESQSFPSPPCKPVFSLTPLQASHFLNHPESQSFPSPPCKPFISLAPLQASHFLNHPESQAFPSPPCKPVISLTPCKPVISLTTLRANHFLRHPTSQYFPSPLCKPVTSLTTLRANHFLRHHSSQIFPSSLCKPVTSLTTLRVKHFLRHPTSQYFPSPLCKPVTSLTTLRANHFLRHPANQSFPSPLCKPVTSLTTLRANHFLHHPASQSFPSPPCKPVISLTTLRANHFLRHSTSQYFPSPLCKPVTSLTTLRANHFLCHPSSQIFPSSLCKPVTSLTTLRANHFLRHPAGPSFPSPPASWSLP